From Alienimonas californiensis, a single genomic window includes:
- a CDS encoding rhodanese-like domain-containing protein, which yields MTPALVLLALVPMPAPPAADTPTPRGHTTAEPAQIAVWVNAGTATLVDVRETDEWEDGHLRAATLVPLSELGAKTNDPAWVADLKRRVPTDRPVYTHCKSGGRCVMAAEPLRELGYDVRPMKEGYVDLLAAGYERDEN from the coding sequence ATGACGCCCGCCCTCGTTCTGCTGGCCCTGGTTCCAATGCCCGCCCCCCCCGCCGCCGACACGCCCACCCCCCGCGGTCACACGACCGCCGAGCCCGCCCAGATCGCCGTGTGGGTGAACGCCGGCACGGCGACGCTGGTCGACGTGCGGGAGACGGACGAATGGGAGGACGGCCACCTGCGGGCCGCCACGCTGGTGCCGCTGTCGGAGTTGGGGGCGAAGACGAACGACCCGGCGTGGGTCGCCGATCTGAAGCGCCGGGTGCCGACGGACCGCCCGGTCTACACGCACTGCAAAAGCGGCGGGCGCTGCGTCATGGCCGCCGAGCCGCTGCGGGAACTCGGCTACGACGTGCGGCCGATGAAGGAAGGCTACGTCGACCTGCTCGCCGCCGGTTACGAGCGCGACGAGAACTGA
- a CDS encoding HD domain-containing phosphohydrolase, whose amino-acid sequence MPDAPVAPTVRFDLPAPHGAPAPIGGDVRSVAAALCALLGDPLLGDRAMRGWADGLRALAQRLAAAGLKGAIPPAEVRRIGGIVRAAAAARAQRERFLRWTADLGPALSELAVADHKAGARLLALTRGILAETQDFAAGSLPPTALLAAPPSGRTERGVAGACLAAWAATHYRPLWGEAEAVVLAALARDVGELTPIAVAGSPRPNARRVDRPSGPAANHAARSAALLTVCDRLPPAAARCAARHHERPDGGGGPAGLTAADLAPADRLLGWVDRFLALLPAPTDGTADAPPDPAAAWQACWQSAAAATYAAARRGELCLSITAAGIEALGLSRGEQGAADAAGVGPVGLALTDLGRTRLRLDAGHALAAPRFAAAARRAAASPAERRGAA is encoded by the coding sequence GTGCCCGACGCCCCCGTCGCCCCGACCGTCCGGTTCGACCTGCCGGCCCCGCACGGCGCCCCCGCCCCGATCGGCGGGGACGTGCGGTCCGTCGCCGCGGCCCTGTGCGCCCTGCTGGGCGACCCGCTGCTGGGCGACCGGGCGATGCGGGGTTGGGCCGACGGCCTGCGGGCGTTGGCCCAGCGGCTCGCCGCGGCGGGGCTGAAGGGGGCGATCCCCCCGGCGGAGGTCCGGCGGATCGGCGGGATCGTGCGGGCGGCCGCGGCGGCTCGGGCCCAGCGGGAGCGGTTCCTCCGCTGGACCGCCGACCTCGGCCCGGCGCTGAGCGAACTGGCCGTCGCCGATCACAAGGCGGGCGCCCGGCTGCTCGCCCTGACACGGGGGATTCTCGCGGAAACGCAGGACTTCGCCGCCGGTTCGCTCCCCCCGACGGCGCTGCTCGCCGCCCCGCCGTCGGGGCGGACGGAGCGCGGCGTCGCTGGCGCCTGCCTCGCGGCGTGGGCGGCGACGCACTACCGCCCGCTGTGGGGCGAAGCGGAGGCCGTCGTCCTGGCGGCGCTGGCCCGCGACGTGGGGGAACTCACGCCCATCGCCGTCGCCGGGTCGCCTCGACCGAACGCCCGGCGGGTCGATCGACCGAGCGGACCGGCGGCGAATCACGCGGCCCGCTCCGCGGCGCTGCTGACCGTTTGCGACCGGCTCCCCCCGGCCGCCGCCCGCTGCGCCGCCCGACATCACGAACGCCCGGACGGCGGCGGCGGCCCCGCCGGGCTGACCGCGGCGGACCTCGCCCCCGCCGACCGGCTGCTCGGCTGGGTCGACCGATTCCTCGCCCTGCTCCCGGCCCCGACGGACGGCACCGCGGACGCCCCCCCGGATCCGGCCGCCGCCTGGCAGGCCTGCTGGCAGTCCGCCGCCGCGGCGACCTACGCGGCCGCCCGGCGGGGGGAACTTTGTCTGTCGATCACCGCCGCGGGGATCGAGGCGCTGGGGCTGTCGCGGGGCGAACAGGGGGCCGCGGACGCCGCCGGCGTCGGGCCGGTCGGGCTGGCCCTCACGGACCTCGGCCGCACCCGGTTGCGGCTGGACGCCGGGCACGCCCTCGCGGCCCCCCGCTTCGCCGCCGCCGCCCGCCGGGCCGCGGCGTCGCCCGCCGAACGCCGGGGAGCGGCATGA
- the uvrA gene encoding excinuclease ABC subunit UvrA, with protein MPAKTAAPSSRPRRKKKEGGTATEITVRGAREHNLRDVSLTLPKNRLVVFTGVSGSGKSSLAFDTLYAEGQRRYVESLSSYARQFLGQMPKPEVDYIGGLAPSISIQQKTAGRNPRSTVGTITEVYDYLRVLYARVGQGYCYVSGLPIRAQSTDQIVAAIEQLEAGAKYSILAPLIQNQKGEYRDLFEDLARRGHLRARVDGEVHDLSNPPALKRHFKHTIEVVVDRLSAGKQSRTRLAEAVEQALKLSGGTLLVVPEEGAEKLYSADYSCPESGMSYEPPSPQLFSFNSPAGMCPACQGLGVRHEFDEELLVADDRKAVRNGALNLLKPFKDLGKWKKHIYEGVGAAIEEDFDLPKKTFLKTPWQKLPEPARRAWLDGLGERHVTFHWKGRGGWKHGGEWAGFLNELLESYREAKNPMRRRQLEKFMQTRPCSACGGTRLNKQANHVRLRTASKRFVEERGRDELSLPEVCALPISAAAEFFTDLVLSDTDRIIATEAIKEVSGRLGFLLKCGLHYLSLDRSAPTLSGGEAQRIRLAGQIGCGLVGVLYILDEPSIGLHPRDNSLLLDSLRDLRDRGNTVLVVEHDEETMRAADHVVDFGPGPGVRGGELVASGSVADVMQAPRSLTGQYLSGKRSIEVPEKRRTGTGERLIVRGATHNNLKNVTAEIPLGALVCVTGVSGSGKSSLTNDILWQALNRDVNGGLGEPGAHGEILGLEHFDKAIDIDQSPIGRTPRSNPATYVKVFDLIRDLYTKLPQSSLRGFKPGRFSFNVPGGRCEHCEGHGATKLEMDFLADIWIPCPVCEERRFSRETLEVKFKGASVADVLKMDVAEALEHFENVPKIQRLLKTLADVGLDYLKLGQPSPTLSGGEAQRIKLARELGKRSTGSTFYLLDEPTTGLHFADVHKLLDVLHGFVERGNTVLVVEHSLDVIKTADWVIDMGPDGGAGGGRVVVAGTPEEVAACDESFTGRALRDVLPAYEHTRKTAVAPKPAPPMKTPPITVRGASQHNLQNVDLTLPRGKMSVFAGPSGSGKSSLAMDTLYAEGQRRYVESLSAYARQFLGQMPKPRVDSVAGLSPAVAIEQKTVGSTPRSTVGTVTEVYDYLRILFARLGTPHCPSCGTPVGTSTTDEVVARVLNLNEKFGNGAPAKALLLAPQEIYKGETYEELFERLKARGYSRVRVDGTTHSLEDPPKLDRREEHVLEVVVDRVTLDPAQIGRVTDSIEQALDLGRGVIRVAIAEKSKPEPEWPTKRFSLHAACETCDRSFEPLSPQNFSFNSPLGWCDACEGLGNERGTDQSALIADPTRSLRDGAVTAWPDPATNPQFVAILEGLSEAYEIDLDAPFDALPATARRAVLYGGEKWVTATPQDGAPFRFQYKGLYPSLTEASRLSYQYRQRLRDLVGDKPCSQCDADRVRDDAAAVRFRGQTLPALCRLPLTDALAFLESVTLEGSEQKVAGDLLKEATHRLGFLVEVGLTYLTLDRSMPTLSGGESQRIRLAGQVGRSLTGVLYVLDEPTIGLHPRDNGRLLKALKKLRDLGNTVILVEHDKEVIEAADRLIDFGPGSGRLGGTVTAEGTPKQVARKASSTTGRYLSGRDEIKVPATRRPCDGPTVALKGVKHHNLRNVDFTLPLGALVCVTGVSGSGKSSLIEGTLAPAIARALGQSGKTPGPFRSLTGTEHLSKIVAVDQAPLGATPASNPATYTGVFDLIRELYCRLPAAKARGYKPARFSFNRPGGRCEVCEGMGQRKIEMHFLPDVWVDCDACHGKRYTAETLAVTYKDKSIADVLDMSIGEAYELFQNVPKIRAVLAVLKAIGLDYLSLGQSAPTLSGGEAQRVKLAAELARPDAGRTLYLLDEPTTGLHLADIAKLLEVLNGLVERGNTVCVIEHNLDVIKTADWLIDLGPEAGSGGGRIVADGTPEDVVRDAAEISHTARLLRPVLEASGRAERAAFNVEEEAAEREGDTTLARFGKDEQAPWQADGVRWHTRDRLAHNGKPAQWEGALLAHVVSTLEDLGGFAAPNWGERSVVEVTGEDKPATWFLHAKTAQEWFCALTFRVKQGAFDQDALRRRFPWKPADELDLPVYGSDARVRARNLAGGWQEITFKPHWLKEVTTPEFSAFLEEARASYLDAAAPADDAEDDRAPWERLGRGWHASPQGFVGRGPKWKPEVLDALADSIAAAVPDAAATWTAKTVVPFKRNGDADAFAELHTKRPAGLDLTIAVEPGSLALGRVASLGAERELARHRGGEAVKLRFRTVTQASDPRLRTLLAELAGG; from the coding sequence ATGCCCGCGAAGACCGCCGCCCCTTCCTCCCGCCCCCGTCGGAAGAAAAAGGAGGGCGGGACTGCGACGGAGATCACCGTCCGCGGCGCCCGCGAGCACAACCTGCGGGACGTCTCGCTGACGCTGCCGAAGAACCGGCTGGTGGTCTTCACCGGCGTCTCCGGCAGCGGGAAGAGCTCCCTCGCCTTCGACACCCTCTACGCCGAGGGCCAGCGGCGGTACGTCGAATCGCTCTCCAGCTACGCCCGGCAGTTCCTCGGCCAAATGCCGAAGCCGGAGGTGGACTACATCGGCGGCCTCGCCCCGTCGATCAGCATTCAGCAGAAGACCGCCGGCCGGAACCCGCGGAGCACCGTCGGTACGATCACGGAGGTCTACGACTACCTCCGCGTCCTCTACGCCCGCGTCGGTCAGGGCTACTGCTACGTCTCCGGCCTGCCGATCCGGGCCCAGTCCACCGATCAGATCGTCGCCGCCATCGAACAGTTGGAGGCGGGCGCGAAATATTCGATCCTCGCCCCGCTCATTCAGAATCAGAAGGGCGAGTACCGCGATTTATTCGAGGACCTCGCCCGCCGCGGCCACCTGCGGGCGCGGGTGGACGGGGAGGTGCACGACCTGTCGAACCCGCCGGCGCTCAAGCGGCACTTCAAGCACACGATCGAAGTGGTCGTCGACCGCCTGTCCGCCGGCAAACAGAGCCGCACGCGGCTGGCCGAGGCCGTCGAACAGGCCCTGAAGCTCTCCGGCGGCACGTTGCTTGTCGTGCCGGAGGAGGGGGCGGAGAAGTTGTACAGCGCCGATTATTCATGCCCCGAAAGCGGCATGAGCTACGAGCCGCCCAGCCCGCAGTTGTTCTCCTTCAACAGCCCCGCGGGTATGTGCCCCGCCTGCCAGGGCCTCGGCGTCCGGCATGAGTTCGACGAGGAACTCTTAGTTGCGGACGACCGGAAGGCCGTCCGCAACGGGGCGTTGAATCTGCTGAAGCCGTTCAAGGATCTCGGCAAGTGGAAGAAGCACATTTACGAGGGCGTCGGGGCGGCGATTGAGGAGGATTTTGACCTGCCGAAGAAAACGTTCCTCAAAACCCCGTGGCAGAAACTGCCCGAACCGGCCCGGCGGGCCTGGCTGGACGGGCTGGGCGAGCGGCACGTCACCTTTCATTGGAAGGGCCGCGGCGGCTGGAAGCACGGCGGCGAATGGGCCGGCTTCCTGAACGAACTGCTGGAGTCCTACCGCGAGGCCAAAAACCCGATGCGGCGGCGGCAGCTCGAAAAGTTCATGCAGACCCGCCCGTGCAGCGCCTGCGGCGGGACGCGGCTGAATAAGCAGGCGAACCACGTTCGGCTGCGGACCGCTTCAAAACGATTCGTCGAGGAACGCGGGAGGGACGAATTGAGTCTGCCGGAGGTCTGCGCCCTGCCGATCAGCGCCGCCGCGGAGTTCTTCACGGATTTGGTCCTCTCCGACACCGATCGCATCATCGCCACGGAGGCGATTAAAGAAGTCAGCGGCCGGCTCGGCTTTCTATTGAAGTGCGGACTGCATTATCTCTCGCTGGACCGCAGCGCCCCGACGCTCTCCGGCGGCGAGGCCCAGCGGATTCGCCTCGCCGGGCAGATCGGCTGCGGGTTGGTGGGGGTGCTGTATATCCTCGACGAACCCAGCATCGGCCTGCACCCGCGGGACAATTCGTTGCTGCTGGATTCGCTCCGCGACCTCCGCGACCGCGGCAACACCGTGCTGGTCGTGGAGCACGATGAAGAGACCATGCGGGCCGCCGACCATGTCGTCGACTTCGGCCCCGGCCCGGGCGTCCGCGGCGGCGAACTGGTCGCCAGCGGCAGCGTCGCCGACGTGATGCAGGCCCCGCGGAGCCTCACGGGCCAGTACCTCAGCGGCAAGCGCTCCATTGAGGTGCCGGAGAAGCGGCGGACCGGGACGGGCGAGAGGCTGATCGTTCGTGGGGCGACGCACAACAACCTGAAAAACGTCACCGCGGAGATCCCGCTGGGGGCGTTGGTGTGCGTCACCGGGGTCAGCGGCTCCGGCAAGTCGTCATTAACGAACGACATCCTCTGGCAGGCGTTGAACCGCGACGTCAACGGCGGCCTCGGGGAGCCCGGCGCCCACGGCGAGATCCTCGGGCTGGAGCATTTCGATAAAGCGATCGATATTGACCAGTCCCCCATCGGCCGCACCCCGCGGTCGAACCCGGCGACCTACGTCAAAGTTTTCGACCTGATCCGTGACCTCTATACCAAGCTGCCGCAAAGCAGCCTGCGGGGGTTCAAACCGGGCCGGTTCAGTTTTAACGTCCCCGGCGGCCGCTGCGAACACTGCGAGGGGCACGGAGCGACGAAGCTGGAGATGGACTTTCTCGCCGACATCTGGATCCCCTGCCCCGTCTGCGAGGAACGCCGGTTCAGCCGGGAAACGCTGGAGGTGAAGTTCAAAGGGGCGTCCGTCGCCGACGTGCTCAAGATGGACGTCGCCGAGGCGCTGGAGCACTTCGAGAACGTCCCCAAAATTCAGCGCCTGCTCAAAACGCTTGCGGACGTGGGCCTGGATTATCTGAAGCTCGGCCAGCCCTCGCCCACGCTGTCGGGCGGCGAGGCCCAGCGGATTAAACTCGCCCGGGAACTCGGCAAGCGGAGCACCGGCAGCACGTTTTATCTGCTGGACGAACCGACGACCGGCCTGCACTTCGCGGACGTGCATAAATTGCTCGACGTCCTGCACGGTTTCGTCGAGCGAGGCAACACAGTGCTCGTGGTGGAGCACAGCCTGGACGTGATCAAAACGGCCGACTGGGTGATCGACATGGGCCCCGACGGCGGGGCCGGCGGCGGGAGGGTGGTGGTCGCCGGGACGCCGGAGGAGGTCGCCGCCTGCGACGAAAGCTTCACCGGCCGCGCCCTTCGCGACGTGCTGCCGGCCTACGAGCACACGCGAAAAACGGCGGTCGCCCCCAAGCCCGCCCCGCCGATGAAGACGCCGCCGATCACAGTCAGAGGCGCCTCCCAGCACAACCTGCAAAACGTCGATCTGACGCTGCCCCGCGGCAAGATGAGCGTCTTCGCCGGCCCCAGCGGCAGCGGGAAAAGCTCGCTGGCGATGGACACCCTCTACGCCGAGGGCCAGCGGCGGTACGTCGAGAGCCTGTCCGCGTATGCCCGGCAGTTCCTCGGCCAGATGCCTAAACCGCGGGTCGATTCCGTCGCCGGGCTCTCCCCCGCCGTCGCGATTGAACAGAAAACCGTCGGCAGCACGCCGCGGAGCACCGTCGGCACCGTCACGGAGGTTTACGACTACCTCCGAATCCTCTTCGCCCGCCTCGGCACGCCCCACTGCCCCTCCTGCGGCACGCCGGTGGGGACCAGCACGACGGATGAGGTGGTCGCCCGCGTCCTGAATCTGAACGAAAAGTTCGGCAACGGCGCCCCGGCGAAAGCCCTGCTGCTCGCCCCGCAAGAGATTTATAAGGGCGAGACGTACGAGGAACTGTTCGAGCGCCTGAAGGCCCGTGGCTACAGCCGCGTGCGGGTGGACGGGACCACGCATTCGCTGGAGGACCCGCCGAAGCTCGACCGGCGGGAGGAGCACGTTTTAGAAGTGGTCGTGGACCGGGTCACGCTGGACCCGGCCCAGATCGGCCGCGTCACCGACAGTATCGAGCAGGCGCTGGACCTCGGCCGCGGGGTGATCCGGGTGGCGATCGCGGAGAAGTCGAAGCCGGAGCCGGAGTGGCCTACAAAGCGGTTCAGCCTGCACGCCGCCTGCGAGACCTGCGACCGCAGCTTCGAGCCGCTCTCCCCGCAGAACTTCAGCTTTAATTCGCCGCTGGGCTGGTGCGACGCCTGCGAGGGATTAGGCAACGAACGCGGCACCGATCAGTCGGCCCTCATCGCCGATCCGACCCGCTCCCTCCGCGACGGGGCCGTCACCGCCTGGCCGGACCCGGCGACGAACCCTCAATTCGTCGCGATTCTGGAGGGGCTGTCGGAGGCGTACGAAATCGACCTCGACGCCCCGTTCGACGCCCTTCCCGCAACCGCCCGCCGGGCGGTGCTGTACGGCGGGGAGAAGTGGGTCACGGCGACGCCCCAGGACGGCGCTCCGTTCCGCTTTCAATATAAGGGGCTCTACCCGAGTCTGACCGAGGCCAGCCGGCTGAGTTATCAATACCGGCAGCGCCTGCGGGACCTCGTCGGCGACAAGCCGTGCAGCCAGTGCGACGCCGACCGCGTCCGCGACGACGCCGCCGCCGTTCGCTTCCGCGGCCAAACGCTGCCGGCGCTGTGCCGACTGCCGTTGACCGACGCCCTCGCCTTCCTCGAATCCGTCACGTTGGAAGGGAGCGAGCAGAAGGTCGCCGGCGACCTTTTAAAGGAGGCGACGCACCGCCTCGGCTTCCTGGTCGAGGTGGGGCTGACGTACCTCACGCTGGATCGTTCGATGCCCACGCTCTCCGGCGGGGAGTCGCAGCGGATCCGCCTCGCGGGACAGGTCGGGCGGAGCCTGACCGGGGTGCTCTACGTGCTGGACGAACCGACGATCGGCCTGCACCCGCGGGACAACGGGCGGCTGTTGAAGGCTCTCAAAAAGCTCCGCGACCTGGGCAACACCGTCATTTTGGTGGAGCACGATAAAGAGGTGATCGAGGCCGCGGACCGGCTGATCGATTTCGGCCCCGGCAGCGGAAGACTGGGCGGGACCGTGACGGCCGAGGGCACGCCGAAGCAGGTCGCCCGCAAGGCGTCCTCCACCACCGGCCGCTATCTCTCCGGCCGGGATGAAATTAAGGTCCCGGCGACGCGGCGGCCCTGCGATGGGCCGACGGTCGCGCTCAAGGGCGTGAAGCACCACAACCTGCGGAACGTCGACTTCACGCTGCCGCTGGGGGCACTGGTCTGCGTGACCGGCGTCAGCGGGTCCGGCAAGAGTTCGCTCATCGAAGGGACCCTCGCCCCGGCGATCGCCCGGGCGCTGGGGCAGAGCGGCAAGACGCCCGGCCCGTTCCGCTCGCTGACCGGCACGGAGCATCTGTCGAAGATCGTCGCCGTCGATCAGGCCCCGCTGGGGGCGACGCCCGCCAGCAATCCGGCCACCTACACCGGCGTGTTCGACCTGATCCGTGAATTATATTGCCGGCTGCCGGCGGCGAAGGCCCGCGGTTATAAACCGGCCCGGTTCTCCTTCAACCGCCCCGGCGGGCGCTGCGAAGTCTGTGAGGGGATGGGCCAGCGGAAGATCGAAATGCACTTCCTGCCGGACGTGTGGGTCGACTGCGACGCCTGCCACGGCAAGCGCTACACGGCGGAGACGCTGGCCGTCACCTATAAGGATAAATCCATCGCCGACGTGCTGGACATGTCGATCGGCGAGGCCTACGAGTTGTTTCAAAACGTGCCCAAGATTCGCGCCGTGCTGGCGGTATTAAAGGCGATTGGGCTGGATTATCTCTCGCTCGGCCAAAGCGCCCCCACGCTGTCCGGCGGGGAGGCCCAGCGGGTGAAGCTCGCCGCGGAACTGGCCCGGCCGGACGCCGGCCGGACACTGTATTTGCTGGACGAACCGACCACCGGGCTGCATTTGGCGGACATCGCCAAGCTACTCGAAGTACTGAACGGACTCGTCGAACGCGGCAACACGGTCTGCGTGATCGAGCACAATCTCGACGTGATTAAAACGGCCGACTGGCTGATCGACCTCGGCCCGGAGGCCGGCAGCGGCGGCGGGCGGATCGTGGCCGACGGCACGCCGGAGGACGTGGTGCGGGACGCCGCGGAAATCAGTCACACCGCCCGTCTGCTGCGGCCCGTGCTGGAAGCGAGCGGCCGGGCGGAGCGGGCGGCCTTCAACGTCGAGGAGGAGGCGGCCGAGCGAGAAGGCGACACCACGCTCGCCCGGTTCGGCAAGGACGAACAGGCCCCCTGGCAGGCCGACGGCGTGCGGTGGCACACCCGCGACCGCCTCGCCCACAACGGAAAACCGGCGCAGTGGGAGGGGGCGCTGCTGGCGCACGTCGTCTCCACGCTGGAAGATCTCGGCGGCTTCGCGGCACCAAACTGGGGCGAGCGGTCCGTCGTCGAGGTGACCGGGGAGGACAAACCGGCGACCTGGTTCCTGCACGCCAAAACCGCTCAGGAGTGGTTCTGCGCCCTGACCTTCCGCGTGAAGCAGGGCGCCTTCGATCAGGACGCGCTGCGGCGCCGCTTCCCCTGGAAGCCGGCGGACGAACTGGATCTGCCGGTCTACGGTTCAGACGCCCGAGTACGGGCCCGCAACCTCGCGGGCGGCTGGCAGGAGATCACCTTCAAACCGCACTGGTTGAAGGAGGTGACCACGCCGGAGTTCAGCGCCTTCCTGGAAGAAGCCCGGGCGAGCTATCTCGACGCCGCCGCCCCCGCCGACGACGCGGAGGACGACCGTGCCCCGTGGGAACGCCTGGGCCGGGGGTGGCACGCCTCGCCGCAGGGTTTCGTCGGTCGCGGGCCGAAGTGGAAGCCGGAGGTGCTGGACGCCCTCGCCGACAGCATCGCCGCCGCGGTGCCGGACGCCGCAGCGACCTGGACGGCGAAAACCGTCGTGCCGTTCAAACGTAACGGCGACGCCGACGCCTTTGCCGAACTGCACACCAAACGCCCCGCCGGGTTGGACCTGACGATCGCCGTCGAGCCCGGTTCGCTCGCGCTGGGACGGGTGGCGTCGCTGGGGGCGGAGCGGGAACTCGCTCGGCACCGCGGCGGGGAGGCGGTCAAACTGCGGTTCCGCACCGTCACGCAGGCGTCCGACCCGCGGTTGCGAACGCTGCTCGCCGAGTTGGCCGGCGGCTGA
- a CDS encoding SDR family oxidoreductase — MPDRKLIVLTGCTRGIGRALAERFAADGHTVCGCSRKEEALNELRAVFKPPHRFLRADVTREADVDRWADGVFQQSGVPDVLIHNAGLINDRAPLWEVPAAKCDAVVAASVGGAAALARHFLPRMIDAAKRDGKNRTVVVFSSGWGRSASAGVAPYNAAKFGVEGLTKALAKDLEEAAPGRFCAVPFSPGVVETDMTRRNWGEEAASYPDPADFARRAVPYLLGLTPQQTGESLTVPEA, encoded by the coding sequence ATGCCCGACCGGAAACTGATCGTTCTTACCGGCTGCACCCGCGGCATCGGCCGGGCCCTCGCGGAGCGATTCGCCGCGGACGGCCACACCGTCTGCGGATGCAGTCGGAAGGAGGAGGCGCTGAACGAACTGCGGGCCGTCTTCAAGCCGCCGCACCGCTTCCTGCGGGCGGACGTGACCCGCGAGGCGGACGTCGATCGCTGGGCCGACGGGGTGTTCCAGCAAAGCGGCGTGCCGGACGTGCTGATCCACAACGCCGGCCTGATCAACGACCGGGCTCCGTTGTGGGAGGTGCCGGCGGCCAAGTGCGACGCGGTGGTCGCCGCGAGCGTCGGCGGGGCGGCGGCGCTGGCCCGCCACTTCCTGCCACGGATGATCGACGCAGCGAAGCGGGACGGCAAGAACCGCACCGTCGTCGTATTTTCCTCCGGCTGGGGCCGCTCCGCCAGCGCCGGCGTCGCCCCGTACAACGCGGCGAAGTTCGGCGTGGAGGGTCTGACGAAGGCCCTCGCCAAGGACCTCGAAGAAGCCGCCCCCGGCCGCTTCTGCGCCGTGCCGTTCTCCCCCGGCGTGGTGGAGACGGACATGACCCGCCGCAACTGGGGCGAGGAGGCCGCCAGCTACCCCGACCCCGCCGACTTCGCCCGACGGGCCGTCCCCTACCTGCTGGGCCTGACTCCGCAGCAGACTGGCGAAAGCCTCACGGTTCCCGAGGCCTGA
- a CDS encoding CPBP family intramembrane glutamic endopeptidase, which translates to MNDSFPPHDPADPLGPGSYFERTRRPIVCLAFLAPLLAAYEAGVVWLASRGEPALLGAGGWLRWSLAEAGAGAAFALPAVVAAILLSWNFYGHHRWEVRWDTLGGMLGESLLAASLLIAAALGVHALIGADGGEAAAVTVDLAEDATAEAPRSAAANLVGAIGAGVYEELLFRLALLPLAYGLFRLLRCGPGGAAALAVVSSSLLFALCHHLGPHGEAPTLAPFLFRAGAGGVLAALFWWRGFGVAVGAHAAYDLMAGVLLAG; encoded by the coding sequence ATGAACGACTCGTTCCCGCCTCACGACCCCGCCGACCCGCTCGGGCCGGGATCGTATTTTGAACGCACGCGGCGGCCGATCGTCTGCCTGGCGTTCCTCGCCCCGCTGCTGGCGGCGTACGAGGCCGGCGTCGTCTGGCTGGCGAGTCGCGGCGAGCCGGCGCTGCTGGGCGCCGGCGGCTGGCTGCGGTGGTCGCTGGCGGAGGCCGGAGCCGGGGCGGCGTTCGCCCTGCCGGCGGTCGTGGCGGCGATCCTGCTGAGCTGGAACTTCTACGGACATCACCGCTGGGAGGTGCGGTGGGACACCCTGGGCGGGATGCTCGGCGAGAGCCTGCTGGCCGCCTCGCTGCTGATCGCCGCGGCCCTGGGCGTGCACGCGCTGATCGGCGCCGACGGCGGGGAGGCCGCGGCCGTGACAGTGGATCTGGCGGAGGACGCGACGGCGGAGGCCCCCCGCTCCGCCGCGGCGAACCTCGTGGGAGCGATCGGGGCCGGGGTCTACGAGGAACTGTTGTTCCGCCTCGCCCTGTTGCCGCTGGCCTATGGCCTGTTCCGGCTGCTCCGCTGCGGGCCGGGGGGGGCGGCGGCGCTGGCGGTCGTCAGTTCGAGCCTGCTGTTCGCCCTCTGCCACCACCTCGGGCCGCACGGGGAAGCGCCGACGCTGGCGCCGTTTCTGTTCCGGGCCGGAGCCGGCGGCGTGCTGGCGGCGCTGTTCTGGTGGCGGGGCTTCGGCGTCGCCGTCGGCGCCCACGCCGCCTACGACCTGATGGCCGGCGTGCTGCTGGCGGGGTGA